GCGCCTCGGTGGCGTGCGGGCGGTTGACCGGCAGGTGGTCGGCGTTGATGCCGACGCGGTAGCGGTGCGCGTCGCCGTACGCGAAGAGGCGGCCCTGGAGCATCTTGTCGGGGGACGGGCCGATGCCCGGCACGAAGTGGTGCGGGGAGAAGACCGACTGCTCGACCTCGGCGAAGATGTTCTGCGGGTTGCGGTTGAGCTCCAGCTTGCCGATCTCGATCGGCGGGTAGTCCTCGTGCGGCCAGACCTTGGTCAGGTCGAACGGGTTGAAGCGGTAGTTCGCCGCCTCGGCCGCGGGCATGATCTGCACCTGCACCCTCCAGGACGGGAAATCGCCGCGCTCGATGGCCTGGCGCAGGTCCCGCTGGTGGCTGTCCGGGTCGAGGCCGGCGGTCTCGGCGGCCTCGGCGGTGGTGAGGTTCTTGATGCCCTGGTCGGTCTTGAAGTGGTACTTGACCCAGAACACCTCGCCCGCCTCGTTGTTCCACTGGAAGGTGTGCGAGCCGAAGCCGTCCATGTGCCGGTACGACGCCGGGATGCCGCGGTCGCCGAACAGCCAGGTCACCTGGTGGGTGGACTCGGGCGAGAGCCCCCAGAAGTCCCAGACGTTGTCCGCCTCCTGCGAGCCGGTGTACGGGTCGCGCTTCTGGGTGTGGATGAAGTCGGGGAACTTGAGGGCGTCCTTGATGAAGAACACCGGGGTGTTGTTGCCGACGAGGTCGTAGTTGCCCTCCTCGGTGTAGAACTTCAGCGCGAAACCGCGGGGGTCGCGCACCGCGTCGGCCGAGCCGAGGTTGCCGGCGACGGTCGAGAAGCGCAGGAACGTCTCGGTCTGCTTGCCGACCTCGGAGAGGAACTTCGCGCGGGTGTACCGGGTCACATCGGCGGTGACCGTGAACGTGCCGTACGCGCCGGCGCCGCGGGCGTGCACCACGCGCTCCGGGATGCGCTCGCGGTTGAAGTGCGCGAGCTTCTCGATCAGGAGCTGGTCCTGGATGAGACCGGGCCCGCCGGGGCCGGCCGTCTCGCTGTTCTGGTTGTCCGCGACCGGGGCACCGGTCGCCGTGGTCAGCGGTCCGGTGGTGCTCTCTACCGACACGTGCGCCTCCTGAAGTCTTCGCCACCTGCCCTTGGCTTGCGCCGTACCCGATCCTACATTGGACAATGTCTAAGTCAAGAAGAGCACGAAAGTCGTACGCGATCCGGCCATGGACCGGCCACTGCTACCCTGGCTCTATCTGACTGATAGGTGATTGGCATGAGTGACCTGCTGGAACGACTCCGGGGACGCGGCTGGCGGCTGACCGCGCAGCGACGCGTCGTCGCCGAGGTCCTCGACGGGGACCACGTCCACTACACCGCCGACGAGGTGCACGCGCGGGCGTCCGAGCGGCTCCCCGAGATCTCCCGCGCCACGGTCTACAACACCCTCGGCGAGCTGGTCTCGCTGGGCGAGGTGCTCGAGGTCAGCACGGACGGGCGCGCCAAGCGCTACGACCCGAACGCGCACCACGACCACCAGCACCTCATCTGCTCGCGGTGCGGCACGATCCGCGACGTGCACCTCCAGGGCGACCCGCTCTCCGCGCTCCCCGAGCCGGAGCGCTACGGCTTCCAGGTCTCCGAGGTCACCGTGACCTACCGCGGCCTGTGCCCCGACTGCGGCACCGCCTGACCCCACCGGCAGACCACCCGCGGAACACCCCGCCCCGAGCCCGCGCCCCACGAAGGCCGCGGGCTCCTTCGCGCACCCGGCCGCGGCCCCACCGCACCGC
The sequence above is a segment of the Streptomyces lydicus genome. Coding sequences within it:
- a CDS encoding catalase, with product MSVESTTGPLTTATGAPVADNQNSETAGPGGPGLIQDQLLIEKLAHFNRERIPERVVHARGAGAYGTFTVTADVTRYTRAKFLSEVGKQTETFLRFSTVAGNLGSADAVRDPRGFALKFYTEEGNYDLVGNNTPVFFIKDALKFPDFIHTQKRDPYTGSQEADNVWDFWGLSPESTHQVTWLFGDRGIPASYRHMDGFGSHTFQWNNEAGEVFWVKYHFKTDQGIKNLTTAEAAETAGLDPDSHQRDLRQAIERGDFPSWRVQVQIMPAAEAANYRFNPFDLTKVWPHEDYPPIEIGKLELNRNPQNIFAEVEQSVFSPHHFVPGIGPSPDKMLQGRLFAYGDAHRYRVGINADHLPVNRPHATEARSHARDGVLYDGRHAGAKNYEPNSFGGPAETGRPLWQPVAVTGSTGEQAAPSHAEDDDFVQAGNLYRLMSEDEKERLIDNLAGFVSQVSRDDIARRAIENFRKADADYGKRLEAAVQALRG
- a CDS encoding Fur family transcriptional regulator, with the translated sequence MSDLLERLRGRGWRLTAQRRVVAEVLDGDHVHYTADEVHARASERLPEISRATVYNTLGELVSLGEVLEVSTDGRAKRYDPNAHHDHQHLICSRCGTIRDVHLQGDPLSALPEPERYGFQVSEVTVTYRGLCPDCGTA